GCTCTCCCACAGCGGTGATGATGGCCGCGAACAAATCATCCGCCTGGTAAAAGCCGGTGATATCATGGGGTATAAAGCACTGCTCAGCAATGAACGCTATACCGCCACCGCCACCGCACTGGAAGATTCTTCCATCTGCTTTGTACCAAAAGACCTTTTCATGAGCATCCTGCAGAAAGACGCCTCCCTGTCTTTTGAAATGATGCGCATCCTGTCCAGCGAACTGCGCAAAGCCGAGCTTAAAATCACTCATCTCGCCCAGAAACCGGTGCGCGAAAGACTCGCAGAAACACTCCTCTTCATCAAAGAAACCTACGGCGTGGAAGAAGACGGCCATACCCTTAGCGTCCGCCTCTCCCGCGAAGAAATAGCCAACCTCGTAGGCACCGCCACCGAATCAGCTATCCGCCTGCTCTCCGAATTCAAAAAAGACGGCATGATAGAACTGGAAGGTAAAAAAATACGCCTCCTCGACCTCCAGCAAATCGTGAAGACCGCCAATCTCCAGGACTAGCAGCCGTTCCGGCCAGGTACTGACAAATATCATACACCGACTTGATACATATCATTCCACAAGGATGGGGGTACTGGTACTTTTGTAACATCAAAAATACCATCCATCCATGCATCCATATGCTATCATTAACTTTCACGAACTGACTCCCGCCGCGCTCTGCGACGTGATCGTCAGCAAGTTCCATATACCCATAGAACGTACCGCGGAAGAAGTCATGGCCTGGTTTAACCTGGAAAGGCAGGACGATCCGACTGCCCCGGCCACCGCAGACCTGGAACAACTGCTCTTCGCTAAAATGCAGACCGAAATATCGCAACTGATACGCAAAGAAACGGCCCTCATCTTTCCGGTCATCCGCAACGCTTCCATCCATAAAAAAGGCCGTAAAAGCCTGAAACCCACTGCTTATGACAGCATCCGGCTATCGTTCGATAAAATTATGCTGCTGCTTCAGAAGCTGCGCCAGGTAACCGGCAACTACCTGCTGCAAGGCCACTGGAGCCCCGCTTATAAAATATGCCTCAGCGATATGTACACGGTAGAACAACTGCTGCAACAGTGGCACTATATCGCGCAAAACATCCTGTATCCGGCCGTGTTGCCTGCCAACACCATCGTTATCCATCAGGATGAAATTCTTAACACCGTAAGCATCGACTAATCATGGCCACCTATTCTGACGTACAAGTAACCTGCTACCACTGCGGGGAAGACTGCCACCACCAGGACATCACCATTCAGGACAAAACTTTCTGCTGCGAAGGTTGTAAACTGGTCTACGAAATATTGAACCAGTATGACCTGTGTGAATATTATGACCTCAATGACAAACCTGGTGTAAATCAACGCATTACTGTCAGAAAAGATAAATTCGCCTTCCTGGAAGATGAAAAAATACAACAACAGCTGATACAGTTCCGGGACGAAACCCAGACCCACGTCAGTTTCTACATCCCGCATATACATTGCAGCTCCTGCCTGTGGCTGCTGGAGAACCTCCACCGGCTCGACAAAGGCATACAGCGTGTAACCGTTAACTTTAGCAAGAAAGAAGCACTGATCATTTTCTCCGAAGCGCAAACCTCCCTGCGGCACGTTGCGGAAGTATTGACCGCCATCGGTTACGAGCCATACATCAGTCTTCAGGACCTCCAGCACAAGAAGCCCGGTATCAAACGCAACCTCATTTACCAGCTGGGCGTAGCCGGCTTCTGCTTTGGCAATATCATGCTGCTCAGTTTCCCGGAATATTTTACCGGCAGCGGCCACACCGACGCAGGTATGAACCGGCTCTTCCGGTATATGAACCTCGTACTGGCGTTACCGGTATTCTTCTACAGCGCGCAGGTATTCTTTAAATCCGCGTGGAGCGGCCTCAAACACGGTTTCCTTAATATCGACGTACCTATTGTGCTCGCCATTGTAGTGACTTTTATCCGAAGCGTGACGGACGTCGCACAAGGGCAGGCCGGCTACTTCGACTCCATGTCCGGCATCGTGTTTTTTATGCTGATAGGCCGTATCCTGCAGGACAAAACCTACCAGGGCCTTTCTTTCGACCGGGACTATACCGCTTATTTCCCTATAGCCGTCAGCGTTATACGCGACGAAAAGGAAGTCCCTACCGCGTTGCCCGATATTAAAACAGGCGACACTTTACTCATCCACAACAATGAACTGGTGCCGGCAGACGGCATCATTGTACGGGGAAAAGCGTTGATCGACTACAGCTTTGTGACCGGGGAAGCCACGCCTGTCAATAAATCCATGGGCGAGATCATCTACGCAGGCGGCCGACAGCTGGAAGGAAACATCGAAATCCTGACCATCAAGGAAGTAGCGCAAAGTTATCTTACCAGTCTCTGG
The Chitinophaga varians genome window above contains:
- a CDS encoding Crp/Fnr family transcriptional regulator produces the protein MYKKGQVIFHEGAYPFGVYCINDGKIKLSHSGDDGREQIIRLVKAGDIMGYKALLSNERYTATATALEDSSICFVPKDLFMSILQKDASLSFEMMRILSSELRKAELKITHLAQKPVRERLAETLLFIKETYGVEEDGHTLSVRLSREEIANLVGTATESAIRLLSEFKKDGMIELEGKKIRLLDLQQIVKTANLQD